The following are encoded together in the Budorcas taxicolor isolate Tak-1 chromosome 4, Takin1.1, whole genome shotgun sequence genome:
- the AQP1 gene encoding aquaporin-1, translating to MASEFKKKLFWRAVVAEFLAMILFIFISIGSALGFHYPIKSNQTTGAVQDNVKVSLAFGLSIATLAQSVGHISGAHLNPAVTLGLLLSCQISILRAIMYIIAQCVGAIVATAILSGITSSLPDNSLGLNALAPGVNSGQGLGIEIIGTLQLVLCVLATTDRRRRDLGGSGPLAIGFSVALGHLLAIDYTGCGINPARSFGSSVITHNFQDHWIFWVGPFIGAALAVLIYDFILAPRSSDLTDRVKVWTSGQVEEYDLDADDINSRVEMKPK from the exons ATGGCCAGCGAGTTCAAGAAGAAGCTCTTCTGGAGGGCGGTggtggccgagttcctggccatGATCCTCTTCATCTTCATCAGCATTGGTTCAGCCCTGGGCTTCCACTACCCAATAAAGAGCAACCAGACGACAGGTGCAGTCCAGGATAACGTGAAAGTGTCACTGGCCTTTGGGTTGAGCATCGCCACGCTGGCCCAGAGCGTGGGCCACATCAGCGGTGCCCACCTCAACCCAGCTGTCACACTGGGGCTCCTGCTCAGCTGCCAGATCAGTATCCTCCGGGCCATCATGTACATCATTGCCCAGTGCGTGGGGGCCATCGTCGCCACTGCCATCCTCTCGGGCATCACCTCCTCTCTGCCTGACAACTCGCTTGGCCTCAATGCG CTGGCCCCTGGCGTGAACTCGGGCCAGGGCCTGGGCATCGAGATCATCGGGACTCTGCAGCTGGTGCTGTGTGTGCTGGCCACCACTGACCGGAGGCGCCGCGACCTCGGGGGCTCCGGGCCCCTGGCCATTGGCTTCTCTGTGGCCCTGGGACACCTGCTGGCG ATAGACTACACCGGCTGCGGTATTAACCCTGCCCGGTCCTTCGGCTCCTCGGTGATCACGCACAATTTCCAGGACCACTGG ATCTTCTGGGTGGGGCCGTTCATCGGAGCAGCCCTGGCAGTGCTCATCTATGACTTCATCCTGGCCCCACGCAGCAGCGACCTCACAGACCGCGTGAAGGTGTGGACCAGCGGTCAGGTGGAGGAGTATGACCTGGATGCTGACGACATCAACTCCAGGGTGGAGATGAAGCCCAAATAA